The genomic DNA CAGATTTGTCGCACCACCCTTACTCAGCTGATTTTAAAGTTTGCATAGAAAGTGTGTGACTTTCAGCTGATCCGAAGGCTGTGGGACACAAATCTACAAAGCAGTAGATTATTTTCACCCAAACTGAAACCACCTGGTTGTTTTCTCTGCATTAAACCAGTGatcggaagattgcaggttcagtcccggctcccaccagagaatgcttaacacttaacccgccttgctggtggtggtcagagggaccggtggcctcACCactgtcagctgtggctacaatgtagctcatcatcaccagcgtgtgaatgtgtgtgtgaatgaatggatgactgattgtgttgtgaagtgccttggggggttttagAACTCTAAAGGTGCTagacaaatacaggctatttaccataaaACTAAACTAAAGGAGAATCCTAAGGATATGAACTAAAACACTCTAGTTTTACCCTCATTTTCTAAGCAAAACTATTGTTGCAGAGAGTTTCTTGACtaaaaaacaaaacctaaaaatgaaaagaaacaaaaatgttGACAAAGTGGCAGAAAGAGGGTTGTTTGTTACGAAcgtcttcaattcaattcaagtttatttatatagcgccaaatcacaacaagagtcatcacaAGACACTTCACTTagaaaacattccaatacaggtcacttcatttagccaatcagtaaaacgtttcctatataaggaacccagcaaattgcatcaagtcactgactagtgtcagtgtctttacagcaattctcacactaagcaagcatttagcgacagtggagaggaaaactctcttttaacaggaagaaacctccagaggatcctggctcagtataagcagccatccaccacgactcactggggatcgagaagacagagcagacacacacacgcacacacacacacacacacacacacacacacacacacacacacacacacacacacgcacgcacgcacgcacgcacacacacacacacacacacacacacacacacacacacacacacacacttcctaatAGGCAGCAACAATCAAACACAGTAAAAACTGTGAATCTGAACTCATGTGCAGCTTTGACTTCAAACATAACATCGCAAACATTTTAAACTTCTCTCTCAAACTTTAATTCATCAGAATCTATGTCTCCTAAACCTCACAACCTTTTACAAAACATCACCTTTTCACCTTCTCTAGTGAACCCGGTGTACACGTTTCTGTTCACGCCTCGTGGGCCCCAGATGTTCCCGTGTTTAACCTACCTGGAGCGAAATGTGAGGGTGGACTGTGAGTTCCCACCCACCTACCAAGTCCCTGGACCCTACTGTGAATACCGTCAGGACAGCCGTCTGGTGGGCACCACCTACCCCAACGACGTCATCTACGTGTCCACAGACGACCGCAGGAGGAGCAATGTCAGCCTGGTCGCCCCGAATCTGTGCCGCCTCACCTGGGCCCCGATGGCGGATGAGAAGCCTTACACCTACACCTGCAGGGTTTATCAGGGCAACGGCTGGAAGGAAAACAGCATGGCTGTCCATCATCGTTAGTTTCTGCTGCGTTTTTATTCCATCTAGTCATCTGGAACATCTGAACTCACACTCTCTTCTGTCTTTCAGGGATTCTTCCAATCTGCTCTGCCATCAGTGTCATGTTCAAATCAGCACCATGGCTGTTGTCCCtggtgatgtcacttcctgtaACTGTGGGTCTTCTGAGTCCTTGAGTCTCACAGGAAAACAACTCCATGGACTTTTTTTGGCTCACTGGTTTGATGGACGCTTCAGTGTGGAAGCATTTTATTCACAATGTTTAAAACCCCGTCAATGAGAGGCTACAGAGCTCCTGGCCGTTGTTGTGAGATCATCTATTCACTGTCACCACTTTACCTTAAACACCATGCAGCTAAAGCCAGGCAAAGAAATCATGAGATCAAATAAcacaaaaaaagaatacacaagtgTTCATTTGAACCACgacaaagaataaaaacaaatatcgATCAGTTTTTATTCCTTATGTGTCCTCTACATCAACATACTCTATCACCTGCTATATGAATGCTAATTCTGTATTAACCAAAAagcttgttttgattttttttttataatttaaagAAAATCTGAGTGTCCTGATTTTTTTATGACAAATGACTCAAAAAGAACATTAAAGTAGATGTCTCTGGGCCCTTTTCTGCCTATAGATAGATACGTATTTATTATATGCGTGAGAGAGTCTGCCTTCCATTGGAATCATTGTGATATCACATCATTATAGAGCAAAAACCTACTTTATGATGAAGAAAATCTCACGTTGCTCCATTCTAAACCAGGTGATGTGTTCATGTTTTGGCTTTTAAACCAAGAAACCTGCTCAAACACTGCCTTTCTGTTAGAGCTCTGACACCTTCAGAACACCGCCTAGATGATCAGATCAATGTTAGATTCAGCTCGGACAAGCAGTCTTCTCTCCTCCTAACAGCAACAACACAGAGACATGACTCATCTAACTTTCTCTTGGACACTTTGGTCTGGCAGATTAAAGAAACGTGAAGAGGCGTGACTGATTTGGCAGCTTCTGCAGTCCTGTTGGGATGGAATAATTCTGCAGATGTCCATGAGCCAGACCAGAC from Nothobranchius furzeri strain GRZ-AD chromosome 10, NfurGRZ-RIMD1, whole genome shotgun sequence includes the following:
- the LOC129152422 gene encoding uncharacterized protein — its product is MELQHLLVAVCLLLGRIMMTHQTHMNPVYTFLFTPRGPQMFPCLTYLERNVRVDCEFPPTYQVPGPYCEYRQDSRLVGTTYPNDVIYVSTDDRRRSNVSLVAPNLCRLTWAPMADEKPYTYTCRVYQGNGWKENSMAVHHRILPICSAISVMFKSAPWLLSLVMSLPVTVGLLSP